A DNA window from Arachis duranensis cultivar V14167 chromosome 3, aradu.V14167.gnm2.J7QH, whole genome shotgun sequence contains the following coding sequences:
- the LOC107477626 gene encoding pectinesterase inhibitor 4-like, translating into MDVNVVFPRSSATMHYPVLLLLVLLSISNSCSSAVSSSPTNNYQNTPDNTQTYYYKSYIKSSCNTTTYPSICYKNLNRYALSIQADPFLLCNTSLGLAFKAARSASSTVSKILKNNSSSLTPPAKAVVRDCYGNLKDSVGQIKDSISEMGNLYESSDKDFKMSNIKTWVSAAITNYNTCSDGFEEQSVDADVRDKINKLVLNAARMTSNALYFINHLVY; encoded by the coding sequence ATGgatgtgaatgttgtttttcCACGCTCATCAGCTACCATGCATTACCCTGTCTTGTTATTGTTAGTTCTTCTCTCTATATCCAATTCTTGTTCTTCTGctgtttcttcttctcctaccAATAATTACCAAAACACCCCTGATAATACACAAACGTATTACTACAAAAGCTACATAAAAAGCTCATGCAACACAACAACATACCCTTCGATTTGCTACAAGAATCTTAACCGTTATGCTTTGTCCATACAAGCAGATCCTTTTCTGCTCTGCAACACTTCACTCGGCCTCGCCTTTAAGGCGGCTCGCTCCGCCTCCTCCACCGTCTCcaagatcctcaagaacaataGTAGCAGCCTCACGCCGCCGGCCAAAGCCGTGGTTCGTGACTGCTACGGCAACCTCAAAGATTCCGTTGGGCAGATAAAAGATTCTATTTCTGAAATGGGGAACTTGTATGAGAGTAGCGACAAAGATTTCAAGATGAGTAACATAAAGACATGGGTGAGTGCTGCTATAACGAATTATAATACGTGTTCGGATGGATTTGAAGAACAGAGTGTGGATGCTGATGTTAGAGATAAGATCAATAAGCTTGTTTTGAATGCTGCGAGGATGACTagtaatgcattgtatttcatcAACCACCTCGTATATTGA